The Neomonachus schauinslandi chromosome 11, ASM220157v2, whole genome shotgun sequence genomic sequence ACTTTAAGACCTGTGAAGGGAGTTCCTTCTGCAAGTATGATATTTCTTGGAGAGTGGGATGGAAAATAGGGTACTGTGGGAGGTGCTGTGGCAGATGGGGGGTAGCCTGGGGACATTGCAGGTGGTAGAGGGACCTAGGAACATCGGGgaaccttccctccttcccatttCACTTGGCAGGAGGCAACGAAGCATGCGGCCAGGCCTCTCTCCGTACCGAGCCTTGCTGGACTCTCTACATCTTGGTCCTGATGCCCTCACAGTTCATCTGATCAACGAGGTCACGAAGGTcaggggagaaaaggaggagtCTGGTGGGGGTGGCGAAATGGCTAAGGGGTAATTCGGCAAAGGTGAACCTGTAGCCAACATTCTATCCCAGCCATCTTGGGATTTTGTGAGGAATTCGGATCTCAGATCCCTTAGGTAAGGGGCTAGAAGGAGGAGACCCCTCAGGAGGGAGTGGGTTCAGAGGGCATTCCATGGTGtagccctctcccttctccagatCCAAACCTCTGCCCCCACAGGTAGTGCTGCTGCTGGAGCTCCAGGGGCTTCAAAAGAATATGACCCGGATCAGGATTGATGAACTGGAGCCCCGGCGGCCCCGATATCGGGTGTCAGATGTATTGGTGGCCGATCCCCCCACATCTCGGTAAATTTTTCCTGAGAAACCTATCCATTTCCCTGCTCCTTTTGTCCTTCCCGATTAACCTTtatttggctgattttttttcccactttgggGTAACAGCTGACTCTATCTCGTCACTCTGCTAACCTTGCTccatttctccctctgtttcacgcattttctcttctgccctttttcttctttcattctgcaGATACTGCTTCCAGTTCTGTGCCAGGCCTGGGCTAGGGGCTGGCAATGCAAGAGTAGATAAACAAGGCCCCAGGTCTTGCCCTCCAGTGTTAGTGTCTCTGTGGTTGATTCCTCCcgtcctttcccttccccttacttttctctttttctttgtttttcttcagataCTCATGATATGATTACTCAAATTCTTGAATCATGACACAGTGTCATTATGAGTATTCCATGCAtggctcgctcgctctctctctttaagtttgtttatttatttattttttttagtaatctctgcacccgacgggctcaaacccacaaccccgaggtcaagagtcacatgctctgctgactgagccagcccagcaccCCATGCATGGCTCTCTATTAAGtacctaattaattaatttattttttaaaaaagattttatttatttatttgacagagagagagaatgagcacaagcaggcagagtggcaggcagatggagagggagaaacaggctccgctgagcagggagccggatgtggggctcgatcccaagaccccgggatcatgacctgagccgaaggcagccgcttaacagactgagccacccaggtgcccctattaagtacttaatttaaaaaatgatataataaggggtgcctgggtggctcagtcgttaagcgtctgccttcggctcaggtcatgatcccagggtcctgggatcgagccccgcatcgggctccctgctcagcgggaagcctgcttctccctctcccactccccctgcttgtgttccctctctcgctgtctctctctctctgtcaaataaataaataaaaatcttaaagaaaatctatagaaaacgATAAGATAAACTCTCTTCCCTGTATATCCTTTACCCAGCCCAACCATTACTTCTCACTCTCTGTGGTCCTGACTGCCCCCAGAGGTGAGTGTTACTCTAAAGTTCATCATTCCCTTGTCTTGTTCTTACAGTTGTATCACGTGTGTGCACATAAGAACAGATATACACAAACGTATTCGTGTTTGTGTGCCTAAGCCATAAACTACGTAGGTGTGTTTGGTTTTGAGTGTTATAGGGTAAGTATCCTAGTGAATGTGGGCTTCTGGAACTTCCGTTTTTGACATAACTTTATATAACTCTGTTGCATGTAgctttagaaattcatttttactgcCATATATATTCATACGGTGCCCCATGGTGTTAGCATTTTCTAAGTtgtgtttattattaattttttaatataatttttaacttttatatttcttatattttatataatcttatatttttaatttaactttaattttttatatactttttacaaaatatttgtttatttgacagagaacaagcagggggagttgcaggcagagggagagggagaggcaggctccccactgagcagggagcctgatgtggggcttgattgcaggaacttgggatcatgacccgagccaaaggagacgcttaaccaactgagccacccaggcgcccctctaagttGTGTTGAAATAATTCTTCTCTATCTCAaggtcagaaaaatatttttttttctaaaaatcttactttagggacgcctggctggctcagtcaacagaatatacaatttttttttttttttaagattttatttattcattcgagacacagatagagcaggagcagggcgagaggcagagggagagggagaagcaggctccctgctgagccaggagccagacgtggggctcgatcccaggaccctgggatcatgatttgagccaaaggcagacgcttaaccatctaagccacccaggcgccccagaacatacgactcttgatcttgggtttgtgggtttgagccccatgttgggtgtagagattacttaaaaaaaaaaaaaaaagaattaaaaaatcttattttaaaatgttaagtaataACCTGTCTGGAGTTGATACTAGTATCTGGTATGAGGTAGGTATTTGgtaccatttttttcctgttcaggAAATCTGTTTTTCCGACTTCACTATTGAATAGTCCTCTTTTCCTCACCAACCGCCATGCTACCTCTGTTACATTTCTAAGTTCTAAGTATGCTTGGGTCCATTGCCAAGCTCTTCTTTGGTTCCTTTGGTGAATCTGTCCGCCCTGGCACTCCCCACACCACCTGTAGCTCTTAGcagtctccctccaccccccccaaaagtgTCATCACTACTCTTCACCCTTTGTGCTTCTTTGTGTCCCTTTCGATCTCTTTCCCAGGCTTTCTGTCTCTGCCCGTGATGATAACAGCGTGGAGCTCACTGTGGCTGAGGGACCCTATAAAATCATCTTGACGGCGCGGCCATTTCGCCTGGACCTGCTAGAGGACCGCAGTCTTCTGCTCAGTGTCAATGCCCGAGGACTCTTGGATTTTGAGCACCAGAGGGCCCCCAGGGTCCCGTGAGTACAGGGGTTGGGACCGGAGAGAACCTAATGTGCCAGAGCCCAGGGATGTGGTGGATTTGGCCCCGGGTCCCTGGGAGGAGACAGGGTGGCAGGACCACCgtaggggctggggctgggaaaaGCTGCTCTCGGGGAGAGTAGGAAGCAGACCCGGGTCGCGGTTTTCTCCGTTTCCTGTACAGATCAGGAGGCAAGTCACTTTTGTCTCTGAGCTGTACCCTGGGCACCTCCTCTGGAAGGCCTGCCTGggtctgcctttccctcttccccttctcacaCCATCACATTTCCcaggtttattttcttcttttttttttttggtttcttttccgccccaccccccatctctgGAAGTTTGTCGACTGAAACTCacttttatgtttctgtttttgtgttggttttgtgcctccttttccccttccctacCCATCTCCTCCTGCCCCAGTTTCTCGGATAAAGTTAGTCTCACGCTCGGTAGCATTTGGGATAAGATCAAGAACCTTTTCTCTAGGTAAATCCATGGCCACTGGTACTGTATCTGTTCCTCTGCCCTTACCTGCCCTTCACTCTGGCCCCCAGGGGAAGGTGCCCCAGACCTTCCTATGCCCTGCCCTTCACTCACCCTTCTTTCCCCAGATACGTGGTATCTGGTCCCTGTTCCCCTGTGGGAGCTCCCTAGGAGAAGGAAGATGAAATGCTGGGAGTCCTTAAGGAATGTAGGGTGCTTCTTGCTTTGCCAAGGGGTGGAGAGATGCCGCCCGATGCTGGGGTTTCTGGCTCTTAGCGGGAGTGCACAGAGGCTCTAGGTGGAACTGCTTGCCAGCTGCCCTTGAAAGCTTTCTTTGGCAGAACCTCTTGTTTGAGTCCCTGCATATATCTCTAGAGGCTTGACCATGGTATGACCCACTTGCCTTTGTAAAACCCTGGTGTCAGGCCAAGAGGCTGAGGCCCAGTGAGAGTAGCTGGGGCCACATTCTCTCGGAGGCTGCAGAGCCAGCACTGACATTGCCAGTCCAGGCACTTGAACCATCCCGCCTGTCTCTTCTGGAATGCAGGCAGAGGCTAGTGATTTAGTCCTGTGTGTGGAAGGCACCTCCTGGTGGCATTTAATCAtttccctttctcatttctctccccGTCCTTTGCATATTGATCTGCTCACTGGGGTCCCTCGCCAAGCTTTAACATTCAGTCCCTTCCTCCAATGCCTTCGTTCCTTTGGACCCTTGGCTCTCTATTCCCTTACCCCTCCTTCCACTAGCCCCTCGTCCCTGCCCCCTCTGGATTGGAGCAGACAGCTCTCCTACCTTCCAGGCAAGGATCAAAAGACCCAGCTGAGGGCGGTGGGGCCCAGCCCGAGGAAGCAACTGGGGATGGTGACAAGGCAAGTCGGTGGGCTGGGTGGTTGGGCACAGGGCTGGCTGGGAGGTTGGAGGGGAAAGGCCCACAGGAAACTTGAGCTCAGTCTCCCCACTGGGGACGGGATTTagaagagggtgggggaagagagagctAGTGTGTGATTGGAGGTGGTCTGCTTTCCTCCTCACAGCCAGAGGAGACCCaggggaaagcagagaaagatgagccaggagcctgggagGAGACGTTCAAAACTCACTCTGACAGCAAGCCATATGGTGAGGGACTGGGAGAGCCTTGGGCAGGGACGCAGGGACTCCTTGTCAAACAGAAGCTTTGAAGCCCATCTTTTGCTTTCCTTCCAGGCCCCACGTCTGTGGGTTTGGACTTCTCCCTGCCAGGCATGGAGCATGTGTATGGGATCCCTGAGCATGCAGACAACCTGAGGCTAAAGGTCACTGAGTGAGTCCCATGGTGACATCAAGAAATGGGGAAAGAGGGGTCGGACATTAGGGCTGTGGGGCGGTGTCCATGCAGTTTGGATACTCTGGACAAGCATGGATCACTTCCTGTGGCCAGATCACCTTTGGTGATCAGAAAATTCtcctttgaggggcgcctgggtagctcagtcagttaagcatctgccttcaggggcacctgggtggctcagtcgttaagcgtctcccttcggctcaggtcatgatcccagggtcctgggctcaagccttgcatcaggctccctgctcagcggggagtctgcttctccctcttcctttgcccctcccccctgcttgtgcactctctgtctctctcataaataaataaaatttaaaaaaaaaaattctcctttgagaaggagcaggggggcCAGTTTTTATCACTCACCTGTATCTGTGGGATGGAGGTTGTGGGTGCCACAGCCTAGGGccagtctgtctgtctgcctgcaggggtggggagccGTACCGCCTCTACAATTTGGATGTATTCCAGTACGAGCTGTACAACCCCATGGCCCTGTATGGGTCTGTGCCTGTGCTTCTGGCACACAGCCCTCATCGGGACCTGGGCATCTTCTGGCTCAATGCCGCAGAGACCTGGGTTGACATATCTTCCAACACTGCAGGGAAGGTGAGCACGCATGCGGAGAGGAGTAAGAGAGTGAGTCTTCAGGCCTGAGGCAAATGCGTGTGCTAGGGGCGTTTACTTTGAAGTGGCTGGCTGGAGGCTCTCGGGGATAACTGTTTGGGGACTGGGTGGGAGAAGGGGCCCTTAGCCTTGGGAGCAGCATTTGAGTTCCCTGGTCATTCCCAGAAAACACACACTCATGGAGAAAATATTGCTTCTTCTGCATCTGTTGTCAGTACATTTGTTAGTGATCATTTGTCATGTACTAGACACTCTTGGAGGTGCTGGGGATATATTGCTCATTGAGGTAGGAAAGGTTCTTATTCTCAGGGTGGAAGACAGATGTTAAACAGGTAAGAAGGCGGGGTGAGTTCCGCAGCGGTAAGTGTTGAGAAGGAAATGCAGTGATCACGTGGTGGGGACGGAGGCAGTGCTGTTTGAGATGGCGTGGTCCAGAAAAGCCTCACTGAGGAGGTGATACCTGATCTCAGCCCTGACTGACTCCTTAGGACCCAGCTGTGTGAGGACTCTGAAGAAAACATTGCTGCTTTGTCTCTAGGTCAGGGAAGAAGAGGGTGGGTGTCGGACCTGTGTCTCTGGTCCCCTCTGTAGACCCTGTTTGGGAAGATGCTAGACTACCTTCAAGGCTCTGGGGAGACCCCGCAGACAGATGTCCGCTGGATGTCGGAGAGTGGCATCATTGATGTCTTCCTGCTGCTTGGGCCCTCTGTCTCTGATGTATTCCGGCAGTATGCCAGTCTCACAGGTACGTGTGTCCCCTCTCTGCCAGCCAGCAGCCTCCTCCGCTGGCCCTGTCTTCCTGAGATGGGTGACTCCGTTTTCAAAAATTCTGTGCCTCAGCCTGCTTACTAGCCTAGtacccttctctctctgtctctctgtctctgtctctctctctctctccccctctctccaacAAGCCTCCCTCAATTTCTGGGTGTTCCCGATGGCCCCAGGTTGGGCCTGACCCCATTGTGACCCCCGTGCCTGCAGGGACCCAGGCATTGCCCCCGCTCTTCTCCCTCGGCTACCACCAGAGCCGCTGGAACTACCGGGATGAGGCTGATGTGCTGGAAGTCGATCAGGGCTTCGATGATCACAACCTGCCCTGCGATGTCATTTGGCTGGACATCGAGCATGCCGATGGCAAGCGGTACTTCACCTGGGACCCCAGCCGTTTCCCCCAACCCCTTACCATGCTGGAACACTTGGCCTCCAAGAGGCGGAAGGTAAGAGGGCTGTGGTCATGCTCAGTCTTCTCAGGCACAACAGCCCTGGAGAGCTCTGAGCACCCCTGTTCCTTGCCTGCAGCTGGTGACCATTGTGGACCCCCACATCAAGGTGGATTCCGGCTACCGTGTACACGAAGAGTTGCAGAGCCGGGGTCTGTATGTGAAAACCCGGGATGGCTCTGACTACGAGGGCTGGTGCTGGCCAGGTAGGTGGGCCCAGAATTGAGGGAGAGGCTATTGTGAGACCAGGGAGGTAGGATGGGAGCCATTTTGCCCCTTGGAGGTTGATAGCCAGCCTTAACTTGTCCTAGGCGCTGCTGGTTACCCTGACTTTACCAATCCCACAATGAGGGCCTGGTGGGCTAACATGTTCAGCTTTGACAACTATGAGGTAcggcagcccctcccctgcctgcatctgtctctcccaccctgcctcccTAAGTCTGTCATTCTCTGCCAGCCAGCCCTGCTGTGGTTGgttgcctgtattttttttttttaagatttatttatttgagagagagtgtgtgcggggaggggggtgcagagagagcaggagagaagcagactcccccctgagggcagagcctgacaatgggcttgatcccaccaccctgagatcatgacttgagccggtAGTCtcggtgcttaactgactgagccccgcAGGCGCCCCTGGCTGCCTGTATTTATTAGGAGCATTTATCATGCTCCTCAGAGGACCCTGAGAAATGCTTTTTGGATTCTTAGGAGTTCTCTGCTCTCACAGTTTGtctttttcctcccctctgtCCCATTTTCTGCCTCGTGTGCCTAGGGCTCAGCTCCCAACCTCTATGTCTGGAATGACATGAACGAACCGTCTGTGTTCAATGGTCCAGAGGTTACCATGCTCAAGGATGCCCAACATTATGGGGGCTGGGAGCACCGAGACGTGCATAACATCTATGGCTTCTACGTGGTAAGAGGCTGAGTGAGGAGAGCCTGCGGGCTGGGTAACTTATACAGGACAGCAGGCTTTTGTTCCTCACTACCGCTTCTCTCCTGTGTCCACCCAGCACATGGCAACGGCAGACGGGTTGGTGCTGCGCTCTGGGGGCCTAGAGCGCCCTTTTGTCCTGAGCAGGGCTTTCTTTGCTGGCTCCCAGCGCTTTGGTAAGATTTGGAGAATAGAGCTGTGACAGAGGGTGTGAAGGCCAGATGGGAAGAGTGGTGCACCAGGGCCTGCTTCTCGGAGAAATGTGTCCACGCGGCTGTCCTCCGGGAGCAGCAGGCTGCATCTCCGTCCCTCCCCCCCGAACCTGCGCACTTTAAGGGGATCCAGGGATGGGGGAGGACCAGTCCCCTTTCAAGTGCTGTTGTGAATTCTGCCACCTTGGACAGGACCCCGGGGGCCCTAGAAAGATGTGGCAGGTCATAGGAGTTGGCTGTATGAAAAGCAGAGCCCCTCCACTGTTGGCAAGCTCCATCTCCCTCATCTTCCCTTAGGAGCTGTGTGGACAGGGGACAACACTGCTGAGTGGGACCATTTGAAGATCTCTATTCCTATGTGTCTCAGCTTGGGGCTGGTGGGACTTTCCTTCTGTGGAGGTGAGAGGGGGAGGAATTGAGGGTCTTGGTTTGGTGGGAGAGGAGCCGGGTAGAGGGCACAGGACCCAGGCACAAACAGAGAGCTGAGAGTCTAGGGTGGGACCTGGGGGGGCTCCTTAGGATTGAGCCCTCTTTTCACCCTCTTTTCCaacctctttcctccctcccctctcccagcgGATGTGGGCGGCTTCTTCAAAAATCCAGAGCCAGAGCTGCTTGTGCGCTGGTACCAGATGGGAGCCTACCAGCCATTCTTCCGGGCACATGCACACTTGGACACTGGGCGGCGAGAGCCCTGGCTCTTACCAGCTCAGTACCATGACATCATCCGAGATGCCTTGGGCCAGCGATACTCCTTGCTGCCCTTCTGGTACACTCTCTTCTATCAGGCCCACCGTGAAGGCATTCCTGTCATGAGGTGAGGCATTCAGCTGGGTCTGCGTAGAGTGGGCTGAGGTGGCTGAGGGACAGTGGGGAACTGGGCTCCATCTCTGGGCCTCTTTTACCACTCACCAGGGCCTTAGAAAGGAGGGAAATGCTGGCTGCAAGGTCAAGAGTAAGAAGAGACTAAGTAGCAGTAGCAGTAAACATTGCTGCCAGGCATTGTTCATCACTGTCCCTAGAGCCTGAAACAAGGCAGACAAGTATCCTTCCATCCTTGGGAGTAAGACACACAGACATGTACACAAATATGCAAATAAGAAAATTGccggggcgcgtgggtggctcagtcgttaagcgtctgccttcggctcaggtcatgatcccagggtcctgggatcgagccccacatcgggctccctgctcagcgggaagcctgcttctccctctctcactccccctgcttgtgttccctctctcgctgtctctctctgtgtcaaataaataaataaaagtctttaaaaaaaaattaaaaaaaagaaaattgccaaCAGTGATAAGCTCTTTGAATAGGGTAATGTAATTTAGTTCTACAAATGGCCTTTTTAAGAAGAAGGACATGtgagcggcacctgggtggctcattcggttaagcgtccgacttttgatctcagctcaggtcttgatctcaggatcatgagttcaagccccatattgggctccatgctgggtgtagggcctacttaaacaaaaaaaagggcATGTGAGATGAGGCCTGACTAAGGAGGAAGATGGACTTTTGTGATCCAGAGGAAGAAAGTTCCCAGCACAGGAGATTGCAAGTGCAGACATCCTAAAGTGGAAATGAGTTTGTTGTGTTCCAGGGATAGAAAGACCAGTGTGTCTCAGGGTAAGGACCCAGGGGAAGAGGTAGGAGATGCTGTAGGAGAGGAAAATTCGACCTGATGCAGGATAATGAAATGGCCACTGGAATGTTGCCGTGTGGAATAGTTTCAGGAGgaggttggggaggaggaggcaaggAGATGGATTAGAAAGTTCAGTGACTAGACCAAGGGTAGGTTGTGTAGCTGAGGCCTACCGTGCAGTTGGGCTGTCTCGCGCAAGCTCCTGGCTTGTACCATGTGCTGTTCTTATTTCCGGTTCCTGGGCTAGCATCTTTGATCTCTGCCAAGACAGCAGGTGTCTTCCCTTGTTTTCTTGCTTCCTTCCTAGGCCCCTGTGGGTACATTATCCTCAGGATGTGACTACCTTCAGTATAGACGATCAGTTCCTGCTCGGTGAGAAATGGAGGGGACAGTTGCTGGTGGTTTGGGATAGGGCTGAGAAGAAGTAAGCACCTGTGGGAGAGATGTCTGTGAAtgcccagggagggaggagtgagTGAGGCCAGTGGCACAAGGCGGCAGGCGTTTTGGTGCTTCCTGCCTGGGAACTGGTCCCCTCAGTTCACAGCTGATTCTGGTGTGTTTTAGGGGATGCATTATTGGTTCACCCTGTATCAGACTCCGGGGCTCATGGTGTGCAGGTCTATCTGCCGGGCCAAGGGGAGGTGAGTTAAGGAAGGAAGGGTGTGGTGGGGAAAGGTGGTGAAGGCCAACGAGGGTAAATAGGATGGGGGCCATGTGCAGTGACCTACTGTGTGTTCTGCCACCCACAGGTGTGGTATGACATTCAGAGCTACCAGAAGCATTATGGTCCCCAGACCCTGTACCTGCCTGTAACCCTGAGCAGTGTGAGTATGCCTGGCCCAGCTGCCAGCTCCATCTGCCTGTCAGTTTCCAGAAGGGGAGAGTGTGTGCTTTGGGGTCCAGTACGTAAGTGGGCACAGAGGGGCAAGAGCAAAAGACACTGCCGGGCCCAAGATTGGACAGTGGGGCAACTTCATCCCCTGCTCTTGCCCTAGATCCCTGTGTTTCAGCGTGGAGGGACAATTATCCCTCGGTGGATGCGAGTGCGGCGCTCTTCTGACTGTATGAAGGATGACCCCATCACTCTTTTTGTTGCTCTCAGTCCCCAGGTGAGCGTGTGGGCAGGGAGCCCCCTCagccctctgcctgccttcctgggaTTCAGTCCCTGGGGGGAgtgccccccactctctcttggGCTCAGGCTCTCCCCTATCCCACTTCCCGCTTAGGGTACGGCCCAAGGAGAGCTCTTTCTAGATGATGGGCACACATTCAACTATCAGACTCGCCATGAGTTCCTGTTGCGTCGGTTCTCGTTCTCTGGCAACAGCCTTGTCTCCAGGTAAGGAAGTGCTCATTCGTCCTTGGTAGCCTCAGGGATGTTCACAGTGCACTGTGCTCTTTTCTTGCATATGACCTTGCTCTgggtctcctccttccttctactcTGACATCTTTCTCCCTGACAGGCGTCTGTTTTTGTTCCCTCTAGCTCAGCAGACCCCAAAGGCCACTTTGAGACACCAATCTGGATTGAGCGGGTGGTGATAATAGGGGCCGGAAAGCCAGCAGCTGTGGTCCTCCAGACAAAAGGTGAGGGGTGAGACTGGCCCCCAGGCGGGGGAAAGAGGGGAAgtaggggcagggctgggacacCTTGCCTGTAGGAAAGCAGTTGCTATGCCGTAGCCTGTTGCTGTGACCATGGAacgctttctttttctccaccagGATCTCCTGAAAGCCGCCTGTCCTTCCAACATGACCCTGAGACCTCTGTGTTGATCCTGCGCAAGCCTGGCGTCAACGTGGCATCCGACTGGAGCATTCACCTGCGATAACACAAGggatgttggggggtgggagggggtgcagTGGTGACGAGAgttcctcttccttctgccttggGGTTTGACCCTCCCCAGACTTCACCTTTCTTATCTGAAGACTCAAATTCTGCCAACATCTGGGCAGGATGAGAAGCTGTCCCTGCACTCTGAATTCCTCCTGTGACCTCCTGACCTCTGCCACCCGCTGACACCAAGTCTCCCATCGTCCCTCAACACTCTGTTGCTCTAACTGGAGCACATTCACCTGTGAAGACCTGGGGACCATGAGGCCCttgctttcccttctttttcctttcttttgggggCCCCGAATCTCCTCTAGACCTTCTTCATTCATACCTCTCGTGTGTTGATGCCATGTCTTGGAAGAAGAAGAGGGCAGTGAGCTTTAGggctccttttctccttccccttccctccccaccaaactgctctccctccttttatttctttctcccgATTCTTCTCTGTCAGCCCTCCCCTTTTTATGCCCCACTGATACACTGGGACCACCCCTTACCTGATAAGGGATGAATGGATCAAAGGAGTGAGGTTGCTGGAGAACATCCTCTTCCCTGTTGCCCCAACCTTTCCTCTCCCCGATTGCTTCTAGAGCTGCTGCAGTTCTGACAGGGGCAGTTCTATCTTCCCTGTCCTTTGGGGGAAAGAAGTTTCCACTCTTCCTTAAGAGGGGATGGGCATTAAACTTCTTTTGCCCCCTTTTTGTCCCCTCAGGGGGCATTCAAGTTGGAGAAATCAGTTGTGGTTTCATCAAATCATGGTCACCTGTATTTATTGCTGGGAgaaggctgagggtggggggagatgatCATGTGTGCCCAGGGTTAGCTTgaagccctgggtgggggggggggggaggactaACTGGGGACAAGGGGGAATATTTGTGGccattttttttacttcctcttgGCCCCCGGCTGCGACAGGTTTTGATAAAAGGAGAAACAATAAAGAGAGAAACCAATAAATAACTGTTGGTGTCCGGATTCTGATTCTGGCCTGAACCACAGACCCTTAGAAGCCTAAGGGCCTGACATTTTCATCTAACTTCAGCATGAGCCTCATCAGTTCAGCAAAATGAATGAGTGCAAGTCTTCCTCAACTTGCTAGATGCCAATATTTTCATCGAGGAGTCCAGCAAGGTCATCAGATTTTAGCAGGCCTAGTTAATAGTGGTGACCAGAGCTGATGGGGTCTCTCTTGAATAGAAACAGCTTTATAGTCATGTTCACATGCACAAGGCTGCTTCTCCTTagcatcactttttaaaactccCCATTGTTTTGGTGACAGGAAATAGATTTCTCCATTTTGGAGACTACCAGTTTTAGAGATGATTTTACCAGAAACAAgagggttgtgttttttttagggAAAATGCTCAGGAAGGCTTGTGCCTGTGAGTAGTAAGGGGATGTCTTCGTGCAATTTTCAGCTCAAATATTGGCGATTTCCTGGGAGGTAGCTCACTGCCTtggccccccactccccaccctccccccataCACCGCGACCCTTGTTCTCATCCGTTTGAGAAACGTGGGTCAGAGGAAAGGGTACAGATTTTGGAGACAGGTATCTAGAAGGGACATAGAAAACTACATAGTGGCAATTTCATAGTTTTTGTCAACCTTGGCTACTTGTCCGTGAAATGGGGACAATACCACCTGTCTCAGGATTAGAGTGAGAAATGCAATGCGTGAGAGCACAGGCCTGGCACGGGAGAAGtccaagatttcattcattcgtGTAACAAGCGTTTGTAGAACTGTTACTGGGTGCTGTggttgaaaaatgaatgaatgaaaatgaggaaatctGCGCACAGGGACTGGAGTTCAAGGGGAAGTTCTCAAAGTCGCTCCCACCAGGCTTCTCACTGCCCGCCACGCGAGCTCGCCACGCCGGATGTGACGCCACCC encodes the following:
- the LOC110576330 gene encoding neutral alpha-glucosidase AB isoform X4; translated protein: MRPGLSPYRALLDSLHLGPDALTVHLINEVTKVVLLLELQGLQKNMTRIRIDELEPRRPRYRVSDVLVADPPTSRLSVSARDDNSVELTVAEGPYKIILTARPFRLDLLEDRSLLLSVNARGLLDFEHQRAPRVPQGSKDPAEGGGAQPEEATGDGDKPEETQGKAEKDEPGAWEETFKTHSDSKPYGPTSVGLDFSLPGMEHVYGIPEHADNLRLKVTEGGEPYRLYNLDVFQYELYNPMALYGSVPVLLAHSPHRDLGIFWLNAAETWVDISSNTAGKTLFGKMLDYLQGSGETPQTDVRWMSESGIIDVFLLLGPSVSDVFRQYASLTGTQALPPLFSLGYHQSRWNYRDEADVLEVDQGFDDHNLPCDVIWLDIEHADGKRYFTWDPSRFPQPLTMLEHLASKRRKLVTIVDPHIKVDSGYRVHEELQSRGLYVKTRDGSDYEGWCWPGAAGYPDFTNPTMRAWWANMFSFDNYEGSAPNLYVWNDMNEPSVFNGPEVTMLKDAQHYGGWEHRDVHNIYGFYVHMATADGLVLRSGGLERPFVLSRAFFAGSQRFGAVWTGDNTAEWDHLKISIPMCLSLGLVGLSFCGADVGGFFKNPEPELLVRWYQMGAYQPFFRAHAHLDTGRREPWLLPAQYHDIIRDALGQRYSLLPFWYTLFYQAHREGIPVMRPLWVHYPQDVTTFSIDDQFLLGDALLVHPVSDSGAHGVQVYLPGQGEVWYDIQSYQKHYGPQTLYLPVTLSSIPVFQRGGTIIPRWMRVRRSSDCMKDDPITLFVALSPQGTAQGELFLDDGHTFNYQTRHEFLLRRFSFSGNSLVSSSADPKGHFETPIWIERVVIIGAGKPAAVVLQTKGSPESRLSFQHDPETSVLILRKPGVNVASDWSIHLR
- the LOC110576330 gene encoding neutral alpha-glucosidase AB isoform X5; the encoded protein is MAAVAAVAARRRRLSVSARDDNSVELTVAEGPYKIILTARPFRLDLLEDRSLLLSVNARGLLDFEHQRAPRVPFSDKVSLTLGSIWDKIKNLFSRQGSKDPAEGGGAQPEEATGDGDKPEETQGKAEKDEPGAWEETFKTHSDSKPYGPTSVGLDFSLPGMEHVYGIPEHADNLRLKVTEGGEPYRLYNLDVFQYELYNPMALYGSVPVLLAHSPHRDLGIFWLNAAETWVDISSNTAGKTLFGKMLDYLQGSGETPQTDVRWMSESGIIDVFLLLGPSVSDVFRQYASLTGTQALPPLFSLGYHQSRWNYRDEADVLEVDQGFDDHNLPCDVIWLDIEHADGKRYFTWDPSRFPQPLTMLEHLASKRRKLVTIVDPHIKVDSGYRVHEELQSRGLYVKTRDGSDYEGWCWPGAAGYPDFTNPTMRAWWANMFSFDNYEGSAPNLYVWNDMNEPSVFNGPEVTMLKDAQHYGGWEHRDVHNIYGFYVHMATADGLVLRSGGLERPFVLSRAFFAGSQRFGAVWTGDNTAEWDHLKISIPMCLSLGLVGLSFCGADVGGFFKNPEPELLVRWYQMGAYQPFFRAHAHLDTGRREPWLLPAQYHDIIRDALGQRYSLLPFWYTLFYQAHREGIPVMRPLWVHYPQDVTTFSIDDQFLLGDALLVHPVSDSGAHGVQVYLPGQGEVWYDIQSYQKHYGPQTLYLPVTLSSIPVFQRGGTIIPRWMRVRRSSDCMKDDPITLFVALSPQGTAQGELFLDDGHTFNYQTRHEFLLRRFSFSGNSLVSSSADPKGHFETPIWIERVVIIGAGKPAAVVLQTKGSPESRLSFQHDPETSVLILRKPGVNVASDWSIHLR